In one window of Acanthopagrus latus isolate v.2019 chromosome 15, fAcaLat1.1, whole genome shotgun sequence DNA:
- the sult6b1 gene encoding sulfotransferase 6B1 isoform X2: MQMAQDVKDEDKLYRYNGILYPRIMCPEEHLKALGNITAREDDVMLVAYPKCGFNWMVGVLRKIIAQATGMDTESKMPPLIEFFGPEAVKMMDGAPSPRFLGTHMHPDNIPKSFYEKKTKMLVIFRNPKDTLVSFFHFSNNNPVLPSGQSWDTFYSDFMSGEVPWGSYFDHALAWEKKMDDPNVMVVTYEELKQDLTKGVLEISTFFGFELTEAQVQQISESSTFSAMKKSSAGNHAIGNIIFRKGEVGDWKNHFTPEQSKEMDDAFNKHLAGTRLGAKLNYQVHCQ; the protein is encoded by the exons ATGCAGATGGCTCAGGACGTGAAAGACGAGGATAAGTTGTACAGATACAACGGGATCCTGTATCCTCGCATCATGTGTCCCGAGGAGCATCTGAAGGCTCTGGGGAACATCACGGCCAGAGAGGACGACGTCATGCTGGTGGCTTATCCAAAGTGTG gttTTAACTGGATGGTGGGCGTGTTGAGGAAGATCATCGCTCAGGCCACTGGGATGGACACTGAATCCAAGATGCCGCCGCTGATCGAGTTTTTTGGACCAGAAGCTGTGAAG aTGATGGACGGCGCTCCCTCTCCCAGGTTTCTGGGGACTCACATGCACCCGGACAACATCCCAAAATCCTTctatgaaaagaaaaccaaa ATGTTGGTGATCTTCAGGAACCCAAAGGACACTCTGGTCTCCTTCTTTCACTTCTCCAACAACAACCCAGTCCTCCCTTCAGGACAGTCCTGGGACACCTTCTACTCCGACTTCATGAGCGGAGAAG TTCCCTGGGGTTCATACTTCGATCACGCTCTGGCCTGGGAGAAGAAGATGGACGACCCCAACGTCATGGTTGTCACCTATGAAGAACTGAAACAG GACTTGACTAAGGGCGTCCTTGAGATCTCCACGTTTTTTGGCTTTGAGCTGACGGAGGCTCAGGTCCAGCAGATCTCAGAGAGCAGCACCTTCAGCGCCATGAAGAAGAGCTCCGCAGGCAACCACGCCATCGGAAACATCATCTTCAGAAAAG GTGAGGTCGGGGACTGGAAGAACCACTTCACACCAGAACAAAGCAAAGAGATGGACGACGCCTTCAACAAACACCTGGCAGGAACCAGGCTGGGAGCCAAACTCAACTACCAAGTGCACTGCCAGTAG
- the znf365 gene encoding protein ZNF365, translating into MQQKLCSRGSGSFLLERNGQACGAVTVTSCDLPFRCPRCGEQERFRSLASLRAHLEYRHSYRSPDVITGSFSITGKLPDPLTSAIPWHDMSLPTRRGQQGAGRPPHIRSLSDSRDSSYLHSYSSVRRRTQSVGVGTQAEEEDEEEEDEEGGGTEDEDVGEDEDEDEGEERCGGRNEEDVKIRKSDVCHHLNHHHLPFSSAAPLGSPLDPGLDFDLDLDLVEQNSYSGLETAAASAAVRRRLASILRAADSTMQRRLAKVSTELAQTDTELLCERAHSQHLAQERQEVAERERSLSRQVDVAVMVIAALREQLNASENELERREREVITIQKFLEAAARQETCGKVRIQHFIENLLRRIALAERLVEYYQVNGSPQQCSHYKHQQPTDNGPHRITKSRSAGGQLSSSGLHDSRTRSASQFSGRPLFSKAAGERDREREHRERLAQSSRLFCRPEHRDDIWNHQRRRSAGYEA; encoded by the exons ATGCAGCAGAAGTTGTGTTCTAGAGGTTCTGGCTCTTTCCTCTTGGAGAGGAACGGACAGGCCTGCGGcgctgtcactgtcacttcctgtgacCTCCCCTTCCGTTGCCCCCGCTGTGGCGAACAGGAGCGCTTCCGCAGCCTTGCCTCGCTCCGCGCCCACCTCGAGTATCGCCACTCGTACCGCTCGCCGGACGTGATCACGGGCAGCTTCAGCATCACCGGCAAACTTCCTGACCCGCTGACGTCGGCCATCCCCTGGCACGACATGAGCCTCCCGACCCGCCGGGGGCAGCAGGGCGCCGGGCGACCGCCGCACATCCGGTCCCTCAgcgacagcagagacagcagttACCTCCACTCCTACAGCTCTGTGAGGAGGCGCACTCAGAGTGTCGGGGTGGGGAcgcaggctgaggaggaggatgaggaggaggaagacgaggagggaggagggacagaagatgaagatgtgggagaagatgaagatgaggacgAGGGTGAAGAGAGATGTGGAGGAAGAAATGAGGAGGATGTCAAAATCAGAAAGTCAGACGTGTGTCATCACCTCAACCACCATCACCTCCCGTTCTCTTCTGCGGCTCCTCTTGGATCTCCATTAGACCCGGGCCTGGACTttgacctggacctggacctggtcG AGCAGAACTCGTACTCCGGTCTGGAGACGGCAGCAGCCTCGGCCGCCGTGCGTCGTCGACTGGCGAGCATTCTGCGGGCGGCCGACAGCACCATGCAGCGCCGGCTGGCCAAGGTGAGCACGGAGCTCGCCCAGACCGACACAGAGCTCCTGTGTGAGCGCGCTCACTCGCAGCACCTGGCCCaggaaagacaggaagtggccGAGAGGGAGAGGTCGCTGAGCCGGCAGGTTGACGTGGCTGTCATGGTGATCGCGGCGCTGAGGGAGCAGCTCAACGCCTCGGAGAATGAGCTGGAACGACGAGAGAG GGAGGTGATCACCATCCAGAAGTTTCTGGAGGCAGCGGCTCGACAGGAGACATGTGGCAAAGTTCGAATCCAGCACTTCATTGAGAATCTGCTGAGACGCATCGCTCTGGCTGAGAGACTGGTGGAGTATTACCAGGTCAACGGCAGCCCACAACAGTGCAGCCACTACAAG caccagcagccGACTGATAATGGACCTCACAGAATCACTAAAAGCCG GTCAGCAGGAGGTCAGCTCTCCTCGTCTGGACTCCACGACAGCAGAACCCGCTCCGCCTCCCAGTTCAGTGGACGTCCTCTGTTCTCCAAAGCGGCCGGGGAGCGAGACCGGGAGCGGGAGCACCGGGAGCGTCTGGCCCAGTCGTCCAGGCTGTTCTGCCGACCCGAACACAGAGACGACATCTGGAACCACCAGCGGCGCCGGTCTGCCGGGTACGAGGCATAG
- the sult6b1 gene encoding sulfotransferase 6B1 isoform X1 produces the protein MSSQSFSTNLQSKMQMAQDVKDEDKLYRYNGILYPRIMCPEEHLKALGNITAREDDVMLVAYPKCGFNWMVGVLRKIIAQATGMDTESKMPPLIEFFGPEAVKMMDGAPSPRFLGTHMHPDNIPKSFYEKKTKMLVIFRNPKDTLVSFFHFSNNNPVLPSGQSWDTFYSDFMSGEVPWGSYFDHALAWEKKMDDPNVMVVTYEELKQDLTKGVLEISTFFGFELTEAQVQQISESSTFSAMKKSSAGNHAIGNIIFRKGEVGDWKNHFTPEQSKEMDDAFNKHLAGTRLGAKLNYQVHCQ, from the exons ATGAGCTCTCAATCCTTCAGCACTAACTTGCAGTCCAAGATGCAGATGGCTCAGGACGTGAAAGACGAGGATAAGTTGTACAGATACAACGGGATCCTGTATCCTCGCATCATGTGTCCCGAGGAGCATCTGAAGGCTCTGGGGAACATCACGGCCAGAGAGGACGACGTCATGCTGGTGGCTTATCCAAAGTGTG gttTTAACTGGATGGTGGGCGTGTTGAGGAAGATCATCGCTCAGGCCACTGGGATGGACACTGAATCCAAGATGCCGCCGCTGATCGAGTTTTTTGGACCAGAAGCTGTGAAG aTGATGGACGGCGCTCCCTCTCCCAGGTTTCTGGGGACTCACATGCACCCGGACAACATCCCAAAATCCTTctatgaaaagaaaaccaaa ATGTTGGTGATCTTCAGGAACCCAAAGGACACTCTGGTCTCCTTCTTTCACTTCTCCAACAACAACCCAGTCCTCCCTTCAGGACAGTCCTGGGACACCTTCTACTCCGACTTCATGAGCGGAGAAG TTCCCTGGGGTTCATACTTCGATCACGCTCTGGCCTGGGAGAAGAAGATGGACGACCCCAACGTCATGGTTGTCACCTATGAAGAACTGAAACAG GACTTGACTAAGGGCGTCCTTGAGATCTCCACGTTTTTTGGCTTTGAGCTGACGGAGGCTCAGGTCCAGCAGATCTCAGAGAGCAGCACCTTCAGCGCCATGAAGAAGAGCTCCGCAGGCAACCACGCCATCGGAAACATCATCTTCAGAAAAG GTGAGGTCGGGGACTGGAAGAACCACTTCACACCAGAACAAAGCAAAGAGATGGACGACGCCTTCAACAAACACCTGGCAGGAACCAGGCTGGGAGCCAAACTCAACTACCAAGTGCACTGCCAGTAG